In one window of Candidatus Scalindua sp. DNA:
- a CDS encoding DUF3365 domain-containing protein, whose protein sequence is MLRKLMLRVLILLFTIFISSAHLFADVEKDLEKQAELAARLLVSCRAIIAQNQDLFNDPSKGDKGFTGDIYITKVKKHFKDATGVDVSENDASSPDPTKKILGTLLMSSKTVIDESQNVLNMKGRGFKKLIPAIVGRRTGYKYNKALGAGYNLKQTSLQFRNPANHPDSFEKGVLKEFETSGYPKGKGKGEIVTNHDGSMTYRYMLPLYVTTPCLKCHGGPEGERDISHKIKEGYKEGEIRGAISLKFPYPSENQSNAE, encoded by the coding sequence ATGTTGAGGAAATTAATGCTCAGAGTGTTGATTTTATTGTTTACCATTTTTATTTCTTCAGCTCATCTCTTTGCAGATGTTGAAAAAGATTTGGAAAAGCAGGCTGAACTTGCTGCCAGACTGCTTGTTTCCTGCCGGGCCATTATTGCCCAAAATCAGGATTTGTTTAACGATCCTTCAAAAGGCGATAAAGGGTTTACTGGCGATATCTATATAACCAAGGTCAAGAAACATTTTAAAGATGCTACCGGTGTGGATGTTTCTGAAAATGACGCTTCTTCTCCTGATCCCACAAAAAAAATCCTGGGTACCCTGCTTATGTCTTCAAAAACCGTAATCGATGAAAGTCAGAACGTACTGAACATGAAAGGCAGGGGATTTAAAAAATTGATTCCTGCAATTGTTGGGAGACGTACAGGTTACAAATATAACAAGGCGTTGGGAGCAGGCTATAATCTCAAGCAGACGAGTCTTCAATTCAGGAATCCTGCGAATCATCCTGATTCCTTTGAAAAGGGTGTGCTGAAAGAATTTGAGACCAGCGGTTACCCGAAAGGGAAAGGGAAAGGAGAGATTGTTACGAATCACGATGGATCGATGACATACCGATATATGTTACCTCTTTATGTTACCACTCCCTGTCTCAAATGCCATGGAGGTCCTGAGGGAGAGAGAGACATTTCTCATAAAATAAAGGAGGGATATAAGGAAGGAGAGATACGGGGAGCCATTAGTTTGAAATTCCCTTATCCTTCTGAGAATCAGTCAAATGCAGAATAG
- a CDS encoding Ig-like domain-containing protein: MNDFLPLKKTRRFFLTADFFSLFPILTILLFLCNTGVVFADTTLFWDPPVDRTNVDGYKVYYGNSSRNYHASRNANKQTSMLLDFLAVDKTYYLSVVSYNSKGVESVYSNEVIYTNYVSGNSPPIAVDDLMMMAADTQVEINVIANDRDINGTVDPATVAVTKFPANGTAINNWDGTVTYIPDLGFQDNDSFSYTVEDTMGATSNEATVTVAISSSDAPEMTSPPPGSSLTTSTVTFQWSPISGADKYWLGVGTSFESVSTYPFGDIYGSSTGTNTTQQVTGIPINGNPVYVRLWWQIGSTWFTKDYTYEKQGGGNQAPAITGPAPGQTLTTSTVTFQWDVGAGVSRYWLGVGTSFPSVSAKPWGDIFASTTGTNRTQKVTGIPINGNPVHVRLWWKIGTAPWSYKDYIYQTQ; this comes from the coding sequence ATGAACGATTTTTTACCATTAAAGAAAACACGGCGCTTTTTTTTGACAGCTGATTTCTTCTCTCTTTTTCCAATCCTGACAATTCTGCTGTTTTTATGCAACACAGGGGTTGTGTTCGCTGATACAACATTATTTTGGGACCCGCCGGTAGATAGGACAAACGTTGACGGATATAAAGTCTACTATGGGAATTCAAGCAGGAATTATCATGCAAGTCGGAATGCAAATAAACAGACAAGCATGCTTCTCGATTTTCTTGCAGTCGACAAGACCTATTATCTTTCGGTAGTATCATACAATTCCAAAGGTGTTGAGAGCGTCTACTCAAATGAGGTGATTTATACAAACTATGTCTCCGGAAATTCACCACCCATTGCGGTTGACGATTTGATGATGATGGCTGCGGATACTCAGGTCGAGATTAATGTGATTGCCAATGATAGAGATATCAATGGTACCGTTGACCCTGCAACGGTCGCTGTTACAAAGTTTCCAGCCAACGGTACCGCCATAAACAATTGGGACGGCACGGTTACATATATACCAGATTTAGGGTTTCAAGATAACGACTCTTTCAGCTATACGGTGGAGGATACTATGGGTGCAACCTCTAACGAGGCAACGGTGACGGTGGCTATCAGCTCATCAGATGCCCCTGAGATGACAAGTCCGCCACCAGGCTCGTCGTTAACGACATCAACGGTGACCTTTCAATGGAGCCCCATTTCAGGAGCCGACAAGTACTGGCTGGGAGTGGGGACAAGCTTTGAATCAGTAAGCACTTATCCATTTGGAGACATATATGGCTCATCAACAGGGACAAATACAACACAGCAGGTAACAGGAATCCCCATAAACGGGAATCCGGTGTATGTACGATTGTGGTGGCAAATTGGCAGTACATGGTTTACTAAAGACTACACTTATGAAAAACAGGGAGGCGGTAATCAGGCACCTGCAATAACAGGTCCGGCACCGGGCCAGACGTTGACGACATCGACTGTTACCTTTCAATGGGACGTTGGCGCCGGGGTCAGCAGGTACTGGCTGGGAGTAGGGACAAGCTTTCCATCAGTAAGCGCTAAGCCATGGGGAGATATATTTGCCTCAACAACAGGGACAAATAGAACACAAAAGGTAACAGGGATCCCCATAAATGGGAATCCGGTGCATGTACGATTGTGGTGGAAGATCGGTACTGCTCCATGGTCATATAAAGACTATATTTATCAAACACAGTGA